From the genome of Vitis riparia cultivar Riparia Gloire de Montpellier isolate 1030 chromosome 2, EGFV_Vit.rip_1.0, whole genome shotgun sequence, one region includes:
- the LOC117906698 gene encoding protein FAR1-RELATED SEQUENCE 5-like — protein MQFACIDEAETFYNMLAKLTGFSIRKDDLKRDKNGDIISRKWVCSKEGHRATKFIENDNRQREPRSLTRVGCEAAFRIALNRKYGKWIVKEFIGEHNHNLVDPISRQFFRSHRTISNPDKAQVDVLRQVGVKTTQIIDYMVKQSGGHEHVGFTQKDIYNHVDAMRRSEIKDGDAEAALAYLCGKAEMDSSFFYKFNIDEESRLANLFWADSTARMDYACFGDVLAFDTTYRTNAYKKPLIVLVGVNHHHQTVVFGCALLIDESVGTYEWVLETFLMQ, from the coding sequence ATGCAATTCGCTTGCATAGACGAGGCTGaaacattttacaacatgttagcAAAACTAACCGGATTTAGTATTCGAAAAGATGATTTGAAGCGAGACAAGAATGGAGATATAATATCTCGAAAGTGGGTGTGTTCCAAAGAAGGACATCGAGCGACAAAGTTTATTGAGAATGACAACCGACAGCGTGAGCCACGATCGTTGACTAGAGTTGGATGTGAAGCTGCATTTCGTATTGCcttgaatagaaaatatggaaaGTGGATTGTAAAGGAATTTATAGGAGAACATAATCATAATTTGGTCGATCCTATTAGCAGACAATTCTTTCGCTCTCATCGAACAATAAGTAATCCAGATAAGGCACAAGTTGATGTTTTGCGTCAAGTAGGTGTTAAAACCACACAAATTATAGACTATATGGTCAAACAATCAGGAGGACATGAGCATGTCGGTTTCACacaaaaagatatatacaatcacgttgatgcaatgcgtagaaGTGAAATTAAAGACGGTGATGCAGAAGCGGCATTGGCTTATTTGTGTGGAAAGGCAGAAATggattcttcttttttttataaattcaacatTGATGAAGAAAGTCGACTAGCAAATTTGTTTTGGGCTGATTCAACTGCTCGAATGGATTATGCTTGTTTTGGAGATGTCCTAGCATTTGACACAACCTATAGGACAAATGCCTATAAAAAGCCTCTAATAGTGTTGGTCGGTGTTAATCATCACCACCAAACTGTTGTATTTGGTTGTGCATTATTGATAGATGAAAGTGTTGGGACATATGAATGGGTGTTGGAGACATTCTTGATGCAATGA